The following nucleotide sequence is from Salvelinus namaycush isolate Seneca chromosome 23, SaNama_1.0, whole genome shotgun sequence.
AAGTGCAGCTATATTATAGTATTACTATATTATGATTACATTATTAATATAGTTATTATTGTTACTAGGTAATGCAGCTGCGTGTCCAGTCCCTGCAGCGGAGCGGTCAGAAGCGACAGGAGGGGGAGCGGTTGCTCCTCCCCCACGAGGCCGTTTACCGTCTGGACTTCTCCAATCAGAAGCTGACGTTCATCCACTGGTCGGTGTCTCTGATTGGTCATGGCAGAGTGACCGTCACAGGGATCTCCCAGCTCTGGACCCCTGACCTCACACACCTGATGACCCGGCAGCTTCTTGAACCCGTCGGAACATTCTGGCGGAATGCTGGTGACCCGGAGGACACACCCCTCAAGTGTCTGGAGGCGGACATCCAGGAGTTTGGGGAGCGAATCGCGGAGCTGGCAAAGGTCCGCAAGGTCATGTACTTCCTGCTTGCCTTCAAGGAGGGGGCGGAGGCTGACAAGGTCAGCATCTCCGTGGAGTTCAATCAGGCCTGACCTACaaaccttaaagggatacttctggattttggcaatgaggccctctGGATACCAAAGTGTGTACTtttctgtgtccagtatgaaggaatatagaggtagttttgcgagccaatgctaactagctttcgagcaatgactggaagtctatggataACGCTAGTTAGCACTGGCTCGTGAAACTacatctaacttccttcatactgtacACAGAAACATAAAAATCGTAACCACAAGTTCAtccgactctggggaagtagttaTAAAGGGCCTCATTCCCAAAATATCCCTTCCCTCTACTCCTctagtctccctctctccattctaagGGAATGCCTTCTACTACAGCCAGTCTAGGTTGGACCAGTCTACACTCCTATCCTTCTCTTTACGCCCCCCGCCCACACACACTGAGTCCCATctctcatctgtgtgtgtgtgtgtactttctTCCTGAGCATCTATCTATCTATGCATGTCAGTCAACAAGCTGCTAGAAACCATGTTTTGAAGGTAAAGTAGTTACACAGTAGGCTGCAGAATCAAACTAtggatacaggtaactgccaaaataaaggaaacaccaacataaaggtcttaatagggcgttgggtcaccacgagccgccacaacagcttcagtgcaccttggcatagattctacaagtgtctggtaCTAtactggagggatgcgacaccattcttcaacaagaaattccatcatttggtgttttgttgatggtggtggaaaacgctgtctcagccGCTCCAGAATTCATACATGACTAAGTATGATCTTAATTGCTTTATTAACTCAGCaatcacacctgtgtggaagcagctgctctcaatatactttgtatcccttatTACCcaagtgtttattttattttggcagttagctGTACATTTATATTGAAAACCTGAATGATATGAATAGCTTGTTCTGATCCTTCTTTATAGGAAATATTAGAGAACCAATGCTGCAATGTAACTCCAACCATATTCACTTTGCATGAAATATCACAACAATATACTGTAAACTGGCCATGTCCTCTACTGCTGTTCAATAAAGAGATGTAGGTACTCtgtcctgctgtgtttgtgttaatggtcagggcaggggacagatgtaggtactctgtcctgctgtgtttgtgttaatggtcagggcaggggacagatgtaggtactctgtcctgctgtgtttgtgttaatggtcagggcaggggacagatgtaggtactctgtcctgctgtgtttgtgttaatggtcagggcaggggacagatgtaggtactctgtcctgctgtgtttgtgttaatggtcagggcaggggacagatgtaggtactctgtcctgctgtgtttgtgttaatggtcagggcaggggacagctgtaggtactctgtcctgctgtgtttgtgttaatggCCAGGGCAGGGGACAGCTGTAGGTACTCtgtcctgctgtgtttgtgttaatggtcagggcaggggacagatgtaggtactctgtcctgctgtgtttgtgttaatggtcagggcaggggacagctgtaggtactctgtcctgctgtgtttgtgttaatggtcagggcaggggacagctgtaggtactctgtcctgctgtgtttgtgttaatggtcagggcaggggacagatgtaggtactctgtcctgctgtgtttgtgttaatggtcagggcagggcaggggacagatgtaggtactctgtcctgctgtgtttgtgttaatggtcagggcaggggacagatgtaggtactctgtcctgctgtgtttgtgttaatggtcagggcaggggacagatgtaggtactctgtcctgctgtgtttgtgttaatggtcagggcaggggacagatgtaggtactctgtcctgctgtgtttgtgttaatggtcagggcaggggacagatgtaggtactctgtcctgctgtgtttgtgttaatggtcagggcaggggacagatgtaggtactctgtcctgctgtgtttgtgttaatggtcagggcaggggacagatgtaggtactctgtcctgctgtgtttgtgttaatggtcagggcaggggacagatgtaggtactctgtcctgctgtgtttgtgttaatggtcagggcaggggacagatgtaggtactctgtcctgctgtgtttgtgttaatggtcagggcaggggacagatgtaggtactctgtcctgctgtgtttgtgttaatggtTAGGGCAGGGGACAGCTGTAGGTACTCtgtcctgctgtgtttgtgttaatggtcagggcaggggacagatgtaggtactctgtcctgctgtgtttgtgttaatggtcagggcaggggacagatgtaggtactctgtcctgctgtgtttgtgttaatggtcagggcaggggacagatgtaggtactctgtcctgctgtgtttgtgttaatggtcagggcaggggacagctgtaggtactctgtcctgctgtgtttgtgttaatggtcagggcaggggacagctgtaggtactctgtcctgctgtgtttgtgttaatggtCCGGGCAGGGGACAGCTGTAGGTACTCtgtcctgctgtgtttgtgttaatggtcagggcaggggacagctgtaggtactctgtcctgctgtgtttgtgttaatggtcagggcaggggacagatgtaggtactctgtcctgctgtgtttgtgttaatggtcagggcaggggacagctgtaggtactctgtcctgctgtgtttgtgttaatggtcagggcaggggacagatgtaggtactctgtcctgctgtgtttgtgttaatggtcagggcaggggacagctgtaggtactctgtcctgctgtgtttgtgttaatggtcagggcaggggacagatataggtactctgtcctgctgtgtttgtgttaatggtcagggcaggggacagatgtaggtactctgtcctgctgtgtttgtgttaatggtcagggcaggggacagatgtaggtactctgtcctgctgtgtttgtgttaatggtcagggcaggggacagatgtaggtactctgtcctgctgtgtttgtgttaatggtcagggcaggggacagatgtaggtactctgtcctgctgtgtttgtgttaatggtcagggcaggggacagatgtaggtactctgtcctgctgtgtttgtgttaatggtcagggcaggggacagatgtaggtactctgtcctgctgtgtttgtgttaatggtcagggcaggggacagctgtaggtactctgtcctgctgtgtttgtgttaatggCCAGGGCAGGGGACAGCTGTAGGTACTCtgtcctgctgtgtttgtgttaatggtcagggcaggggacagatgtaggtactctgtcctgctgtgtttgtgttaatggtcagggcaggggacagctgtaggtactctgtcctgctgtgtttgtgttaatggtcagggcaggggacagctgtaggtactctgtcctgctgtgtttgtgttaatggtcagggcaggggacagatgtaggtactctgtcctgctgtgtttgtgttaatggtcagggcaggggacagatgtaggtactctgtcctgctgtgtttgtgttaatggtcagggcaggggacagatgtaggtactctgtcctgctgtgtttgtgttaatggtcagggcaggggacagatgtaggtactctgtcctgctgtgtttgtgttaatggtcagggcaggggacagatgtaggtactctgtcctgctgtgtttgtgttaatggtcagggcaggggacagatgtaggtactctgtcctgctgtgtttgtgttaatggtcagggcaggggacagatgtaggtactctgtcctgctgtgtttgtgttaatggtcagggcaggggacagatgtaggtactctgtcctgctgtgtttgtgttaatggtcagggcaggggacagatgtaggtactctgtcctgctgtgtttgtgttaatggtcagggcaggggacagatgtaggtactctgtcctgctgtgtttgtgttaatggtcagggcaggggacagatgtaggtactctgtcctgctgtgtttgtgttaatggtTAGGGCAGGGGACAGCTGTAGGTACTCtgtcctgctgtgtttgtgttaatggtcagggcaggggacagctgtaggtactctgtcctgctgtgtttgtgttaatggtcagggcaggggacagctgtaggtactctgtcctgctgtgtttgtgttaatggtcagggcaggggacagctgtaggtactctgtcctgctgtgtttgtgttaatggtcagggcaggggacagctgtaggtactctgtcctgctgtgtttgtgttaatggtcagggcaggggacagctgtaggtactctgtcctgctgtgtttgtgttaatggtcagggcaggggacagatgtaggtactctgtcctgctgtgtttgtgttaatggtTAGGGCAGGGGACAGCTGTAGGTACTCtgtcctgctgtgtttgtgttaatggtCAGGGCAAGGGACAGATGTAGGTACTCtgtcctgctgtgtttgtgttaatggtcagggcaggggacagctgtaggtactctgtcctgctgtgtttgtgttaatggtcagggcaggggacagatgtaggtactctgtcctgctgtgtttgtgttaatggtcagggcaggggacagctgtaggtactctgtcctgctgtgtttgtgttaatggtcagggcaggggacagctgtaggtactctgtcctgctgtgtttgtgttaatggtcagggcaggggacagatgtaggtactctgtcctgctgtgtttgtgttaatggtcagggcaggggacagatgtaggtactctgtcctgctgtgtttgtgttaatggtcagggcaggggacagatgtaggtactctgtcctgctgtgtttgtgttaatggtcagggcaggggacagatgtaggtactctgtcctgctgtgtttgtgttaatggtcagggcaggggacagatgtaggtactctgtcctgctgtgtttgtgttaatggtcagggcaggggacagctgtaggtactctgtcctgctgtgtttgtgttaatggtcagggcaggggacagatgtaggtactctgtcctgctgtgtttgtgttaatggtcagggcaggggacagatgtaggtactctgtcctgctgtgtttgtgttaatggtcagggcaggggacagatgtaggtactctgtcctgctgtgtttgtgttaatggtcagggcaggggacagatgtaggtactctgtcctgctgtgtttgtgttaatggtcagggcaggggacagctgtaggtactctgtcctgctgtgtttgtgttaatggtcagggcaggggacagatgtaggtactctgtcctgctgtgtttgtgttaatggttagggcaggggacagatgtaggtactctgtcctgctgtgtttgtgttaatggtcagggcaggggacagatgtaggtactctgtcctgctgtgtttgtgttaatggtcagggcaggggacagctgtaggtactctgtcctgctgtgtttgtgttaatggtcagggcaggggacagatgtaggtactctgtcctgctgtgtttgtgttaatggtcagggcaggggacagatgtaggtactctgtcctgctgtgtttgtgttaatggtCAGGGCAGGGGACAGAATAGACATGGCTTAGCCTCAGGCTACAGTAGCTACGGTTGCTGTTCATTCATAGGgaaatcaatacacacacactttccctccctctctctcacacacaaatggtagcaggcagacagacagacagacagacagacagacagacagacagacagacagacagacagacagacagacagacagacagacagacagagacagagagagagagagagagacacagacagacagagagagagagagacagagacacagacagacagagagagagagacagagagagagagagagacaaagacagacagacagacagacagacagacagacagacagacagacagacagacagacagacagacagacagacagacagacagagacagagagagagagagagagacacagacagacagagagagagagagacagagacacagacagacagagagagagatagacagacagagagacagagagacagagagagagacagacagagagagagacagagagacagagacacagagagagagagagagagagagagacagacagacagacagacagacagacagacagagagagagacagagagagagacagacagagagagagacagagagacagagagagacacagacagacagagagagagagacagacagacagacagagagagagacagagacagagagatagacagagagagagacagagagacagagagagagacagagagacagagagagagacagagagacagagagagacagagagacagacagacagagagacagagtgttaATGAGAGTGATCCGGAGCACATACATTATAACAGCACCCTCCCAGTGG
It contains:
- the LOC120018772 gene encoding olfactory marker protein-like, whose product is MSSQTCTDPAAAPSSGSAMELRFAEDTSLTEVMQLRVQSLQRSGQKRQEGERLLLPHEAVYRLDFSNQKLTFIHWSVSLIGHGRVTVTGISQLWTPDLTHLMTRQLLEPVGTFWRNAGDPEDTPLKCLEADIQEFGERIAELAKVRKVMYFLLAFKEGAEADKVSISVEFNQA